The sequence ATAAAAATATTTTTTTATTATTTTTAGATTCTTGGATCAATCCATAATAATTTCTTGGAACAGTTTCTTTCACTGGAGGAAGAGAAGAGGTTCCTTTTTGTAAAAAAATAGGAATTCTAATTCTTTTAATATTTTTTTTGTAATTAGGATATGGTTCTGAATAAGGTTCGTAAGCATCCGAATAGTACATATCTGGCATATACACTCTATTGGGTTTGGTCTTATCCAACCAACAGGAATTCAAAAATGCACCAAAAAAAAGTAAAAAAACATAAAAATATTTCATAATTTTTTATAACTTTTTTAGTTGCCCCATTTTTTTTATGTTTACTTCCATAGCTCCATTTTCTTTTAATAAATTCAATAGTTTATCCGTATTCTCTTCTGTATCAATTTCTATTAAAAACATATTATCAGTAGTTCTTGGATCCGGATTTTTTGGAGTAGATCCTGGAAATAATCTACTTTGAATGAGATAAGTAATACACATAAAATGTGCGGAAAAAAAAATTGATAATTCAAATATAACAGGAATGAAAGACGGAAAGTTACTAAACCAAGAGAATGAAGGTTTTCCTCCTATATTCTGTGGCCAATCATAAATCATAGTATACCAAATGAGTACATTAGCCGTGAAAAATCCAAAAAGTCCATATAAAAAAGAAAAAAAAGATAAATGAGTTTGTTTTAATTCGAGTAATTTATTCAAATTATGAACTGGAAAAGGAGAATATACTTCACGTATCCTTATATCCTTTTTTTTTCTAATAATTTTTAGACTATTGATCATTAAATCTTCATCATCATACAATACATGAATATGAATGTTAAACTTATTCATTTCTTTTCTTATTATTCAATATTGTTTTTAATTCTGCCTGTGAAATAACTGGAAATACACGGATATATAATAAATAGAGGACGAAAAAAAAACCAATAGTTCCTATAAAAATACCTACATCCACAAACGAAGGAATAAAACCGGTCCAAGAAGAAGGAAGATAATCATGACTGAGATTTAAAACGATAATATCAAATCTTTCAAACCACATTCCAATATTTATAATAATTGCTATTATATAAGACCAAAAAAAACTCCTTCTAACCGATTTTATCCATAATAATTGAGGAATCAAAACATTACAGATAATTAAAGCCCAAAAAGCCCACCAAAATGGACCTTTAGCTGATTCTACAGAGAAATAAATAAACTTTTCGAAAGAATTACTGGAATACCATGCAAGAATGAATTCTGATATGTAGGCTAAAACCACTATCCCTCCTGTTAATAAAATGATCATATTCATATATTCGATATGGTTCCTCGTAATATAACTTTCTAGAGAGAGAACTTTTCTGGCTACACCTAACAAAGTTTGTACCATTGCGAATCCTGAAAATATAGCTCCAGCAACAAAATAAGGAGGAAATATAGTGCTATGCCATCCTTTAATCACCGAGGTGGAAAAATCAAAAGAAACAATTGTATGCACAGAGAAAACTAATGGAGTGCACAGTCCAGCCAATATTAAAGAAATTTCTTCAAATCTTTGCCAATCTTTGGATGTTCCTCCCCATCCAAAACTAAGAATTCCATATATTTTTTTTTGTAGAGGATCTGTTACTCTATCTCGTATCATGGCAAAATCTGGAATTAACCCCATGAACCAAAAAACAGTAGAAACGGAAAAATAAGTACTAATGGCAAATACATCCCACAAAAGTGGGGAGTTAAAATTAGGCCATAAAGTCCCAAATTGATTAGGAATAGGTAAAACCCAATGAGCATTCCATGGTCTTCCCATATGAATAATAGGAAATAAACCAGCTTGAATTACTGCAAATATAGTCATAGCCTCAGCTGAACGGTTGATGGATAAACGCCATTTTTGACGAAATAATAACAATACTGCGGAAATTAAAGTTCCAGCATGACCAATCCCCACCCACCAGACAAAGTTAGTTATATCCCAAGCCCAATTAATGGTCCTATTTAAACCCCAAACTCCTATTCCTGTCCCTATGGTGTAAAAGATACATCCCAAACCCCACAAAAAAGCTAAAATTGAAAGCAATAAGGACCACCTCCATAAGGATCCAGCTTTGCTGCTTATAGGTTTTAGAATATCATCAGTAATATTTTTAAATGTTTTATTACCGATAATTAATGGTTGCCTTATAGAATTTTCATTATTATTTTTCATGATTCTATCTATTTCTAATTTTTAATTGATAGAATACATTTGGTCGTATTCCAAGAAAATCAAGAAGTTTATAATTCCTTGTATTTTTTATTTCTTTTGAAATACGACTATTTTTTTCTTGAATATCTCCAAAAACAATAGCATTTGTTGGACAAGAAATACTACAAGCGGTTTCAAATTCCTCATCTTTTATTGTTCTATTTTCTTTTTTTGCTAATCCTATAACCGATTGTGTTCTTTGTATACACAAAGAACATTTTTCCATAACTCCTCTTGTTCTAACAACTACATCTGGATTAATAACCATTTTTCCTAAACTATTATTCATATGAAAATCAAATTTTTGGTTATTAGCATAGTTGAACCAATTAAAACGTCTTACTTTATAAGGACAGTTATTGGCACAATAACGTGTACCTACACAACGATTATAACTCATCATATTCTGACCTTGTTCTCCATGAGATGTAGCTCCAACTGGACAAACAGTTTCACAAGGAGCATACTCGCAATGTTGACACATTATAGGTTGAAAAGAAACATGTGGATTTATGAAAAAATCCTCTTCCCCCGATAAACGTTCTTCTTTTGATGAATTTGAATAATATCTATCTACACGTAACCAATGCATATCTCTAGATTTTCTTATCTCTTCTTTTCCAACAACAGGTACATTGTTCTCAGAATGACATGAAATCACACAAGCTCCACATCCAATACAAGCGTTTAAATCTATAGATAAATTAAAATGATGACCTTTTTTTTCCTTATCATGATTTTTTTCTTGCCAAAGAGTAATTTTTTCTAATGGAATAATTCCTTTTTGAATTTCTTCTTCTTTATTCCAAACCTCTTTAGGTTTTTTTAAAAAAATATCTAAATCTGTCTCTTTGACTAAATCTCTTCCTAATGTTGTATTTTGTAATTGAAAACAAGAAAATTTATGTATTTTGTTTACTTTTCTTATTTGTATATCTTCTTGGATTAAATGAAAATTTTCATAGACTATATAGGCATTTTTCCCTTTGCATATTCTAGATAATTTTCCTATTTTTCTACCGTAACCAAAAGATAAACCAATAGAACCTATAGCTTGTCCAGGTTGTATGTAAATGGGGATATCTCGAATTAACCGTCTATGGTTTTGGATTAAATCCACACAATTTCCATTCATAGCACCACTTCCTGTATACCAATTTCTTAGTCCTATTTTTTTTGCATCATAGGA comes from Blattabacterium sp. (Mastotermes darwiniensis) str. MADAR and encodes:
- a CDS encoding DUF3341 domain-containing protein, coding for MNKFNIHIHVLYDDEDLMINSLKIIRKKKDIRIREVYSPFPVHNLNKLLELKQTHLSFFSFLYGLFGFFTANVLIWYTMIYDWPQNIGGKPSFSWFSNFPSFIPVIFELSIFFSAHFMCITYLIQSRLFPGSTPKNPDPRTTDNMFLIEIDTEENTDKLLNLLKENGAMEVNIKKMGQLKKL
- a CDS encoding cytochrome c, translated to MKYFYVFLLFFGAFLNSCWLDKTKPNRVYMPDMYYSDAYEPYSEPYPNYKKNIKRIRIPIFLQKGTSSLPPVKETVPRNYYGLIQESKNNKKIFLSLKKKEISKKFVEEGKNLYRINCSICHGDQGDGQGLLVKNEKILGIPSYKDRNITIESIYHVITYGKNNMNSYASQLNEIDRWKVAEYVMYLKNK
- the nrfD gene encoding NrfD/PsrC family molybdoenzyme membrane anchor subunit produces the protein MKNNNENSIRQPLIIGNKTFKNITDDILKPISSKAGSLWRWSLLLSILAFLWGLGCIFYTIGTGIGVWGLNRTINWAWDITNFVWWVGIGHAGTLISAVLLLFRQKWRLSINRSAEAMTIFAVIQAGLFPIIHMGRPWNAHWVLPIPNQFGTLWPNFNSPLLWDVFAISTYFSVSTVFWFMGLIPDFAMIRDRVTDPLQKKIYGILSFGWGGTSKDWQRFEEISLILAGLCTPLVFSVHTIVSFDFSTSVIKGWHSTIFPPYFVAGAIFSGFAMVQTLLGVARKVLSLESYITRNHIEYMNMIILLTGGIVVLAYISEFILAWYSSNSFEKFIYFSVESAKGPFWWAFWALIICNVLIPQLLWIKSVRRSFFWSYIIAIIINIGMWFERFDIIVLNLSHDYLPSSWTGFIPSFVDVGIFIGTIGFFFVLYLLYIRVFPVISQAELKTILNNKKRNE